A window of the Miscanthus floridulus cultivar M001 chromosome 14, ASM1932011v1, whole genome shotgun sequence genome harbors these coding sequences:
- the LOC136505155 gene encoding pentatricopeptide repeat-containing protein At4g18975, chloroplastic-like has translation MLRHLQRSLRAIHCLPVTGHAACNPVPFHRLWDSHIEPVSGSCNKHAIRDFSTSKRVTGDPIYQQNELEPTTPVKDTDVIIDRIRKSTRKLEEGPVGKNLSSAEKRKFLVNTLLSLEDSREAVYGTLDAWVAFEQDFPLASLKQALSVLEKEEQWHRIVQVIKWMLSKGQGNTMRTYELLACALEKDNRAEEAHRIWQKKIGHDLHSVPWRFCRLMLAIYYRNNRLDRLVKLFKELEACGRKPPSKDIVRKVEDAYEMLGLLEEKKALLDKYKDLYNKPSRNDRKKGSKSKKTETDKTSADGSKESNMETSENLEDHCFPLDEKSDASA, from the exons ATGCTCCGGCATCTCCAGCGATCCCTCCGCGCTATTCACTGCCTACCCGTCACCGGCCACGCTGCCTGCAACCCCGTCCCCTTCCACCG GTTATGGGATTCACACATAGAG CCTGTATCTGGTTCGTGTAACAAGCATGCTATCAGAGATTTCTCTACTTCCAAAAGAGTTACAGGAGATCCAATATATCAGCAGAATGAGTTAGAACCAACTACGCCTGTGAAG gataCTGACGTAATAATTGATCGCATACGAAAGAGCACAAGAAAATTGGAGGAAGGACCTGTTGGAAAAAATCTGTCTTCAGCGGAGAAAAGGAAATTTCTTGTCAACACT CTTCTTAGCCTCGAAGATTCAAGAGAAGCTGTTTATGGCACCCTTGATGCTTGGGTTGCCTTTGAGCAGGATTTTCCTTTGGCTTCActaaagcaagcactttcagTTCTTGAGAAGGAGGAACAATGGCATAGAATTGTCCAG GTGATCAAATGGATGCTGAGCAAAGGGCAAGGAAATACAATGAGAACATATGAGCTATTAGCATGTGCACTTGAGAaggataatagagctgaggaaGCACATAGAATCTGGCAGAAGAAAATAGGCCATGATCTGCATTCGGTTCCTTGGCGTTTCTGCCGTCTTATGTTGGCTATCTACTACCGAAACAATAGGCTAGACAGGCTCGTGAAG CTCTTCAAAGAACTAGAAGCTTGTGGTCGTAAACCTCCAAGCAAAGATATTGTACGGAAAGTTGAAGATGCATATGAAATGCTTGGATTACTAGAAGAGAAAAAAGCTTTGCTTGATAAATACAAGGATTTATACAACAAGCCATCTCGAAATGATCGAAAGAAAGGTTCCAAATCCAAAAAGACTGAGACTGATAAAACATCTG CTGATGGCAGTAAGGAAAGCAATATGGAAACATCTGAAAATCTTGAAGATCACTGTTTCCCTTTAGATGAGAAATCAGATGCCTCTGCTTAG